The genome window GCGGCCGAGGGACTGCTGTACTACGTCATGCCGCTCGTGACCGGCGAAACGCTGCGCGGGCGGCTGGAGCGGGAACGGCAGCTGCCGATGGCCGACGCGGTGCGACTCACGCGTGAGGTCGCAAGCGCGCTCGACTATGCGCATCGCCAGGGTGTCATCCACCGCGACATCAAACCCGAGAACATCCTGCTGCACGACGGCAGCGCCCTCGTGGCCGATTTCGGCATTGCGCTGGCCGTGCAGAGCGCGGGTGGAGGCCGGCTCACGCAGACGGGGCTCAGCCTCGGCACACCGCAGTACATGAGCCCCGAGCAGGCGATGGGCGAACGCACCATCGATGCGCGCAGTGACGTGTACGCCTTGGGCGCCGTCGCCTACGAAATGATCACCGGCGATCCGCCGTTTACCGGCTCCAGTGTGCAGGCGGTGGTGGCGAAAGTCATGAGCGCGGTGGTCGAGAAGCCGTCGCTCACGCGCAAGGCGGTCACACCGGGGGTCGAAGCCGCGGTGCTGCGTTCGCTTGAGAAGTTGCCCGCCGATCGCTTTGGCACGGCGGCGGAGTTTGCGGCCGCGTTGCTGGTGGAACCGGCGGCGGTGGCAAGCGCGCCGAGTGCTCCCGCGAAGCGCGGCTCTCGCGTGCTCCTCGCGAGTGTGGCTCTACTCGCGCTGGTCGCCGGCGCAGCCGGCGGGTGGTTCGCGCGTCGTGCGCCAGCCGCGAGTACGATCGGCGCGCGGCGCCCGACGCGTCTCACGCACGACGGCCGCGCGGGATGCGCGTCCATCGCGCCGGACGGTCGCCAGTTCGCGCTGGTGGTCGGTGACTTCTCCGATGAATCCCAGTGCGCCGGTGCACTCGTCGTACGACCCGTACCCACCGGCCCCGATGTCGAGGTGGCGCGCGTCGCGAATACCACCGAGTTCCAGTGGAGCCCCGCGGGCGACGCCGTCCTCTTCGTTGGCCGGCTGGTCGGCAAGGCGGAAGGCGTCTGGATCGTGCCGACCCGCGGCGGTGGCCCCCGGCTGCTGTTCTCTACGCGGGTCAGTGCGGCCGGCTTCCTCTCGGACAGCGCGACCTTCGTCATCACGCGGACTCCGCGCCAGTTGAACGATACGCTTTCGCAGGTGTGGCTCCGGACACTCGATGCGCGCTCGGGGGTGGTGGTCGACTCGGCGCGGCTTCCGGTGGAGCCGCGGTACCGCGCGCATGCGTCGTCCTCCGGTCGCTACCTCGTCATGGCGTCAAGCGAGAGCCCCGCGACGCTCATTGTCTCCCGCACCGGCCAGGTCACCGACAGCGTCATCAACCCTGGCGGACAGGTGAACCAGTGGGTTGGGGATTCGGCGATCGTGAGTTATCCGCAGCCGGACTGGCGGCCGGGCGACCTCGTGATGCGACGCGTCGACCCGGAACGCGGCCGCTTCGTTGGCGAGGCCACCACGCTCGTGGCCAACCTGACAGAAGTGCGCATGATGAACGTATCGACCACGGGGATGATGCTCTGGGTCACGCGGGCCATCACCGATGAGCTTGCGATCACGCCTATTCCGGTGGCCGGCAGCAGCCGCATTCTCACGCGCTCGCTCAATGCCTACTTGGGGAATCCGGTGTTTTCCCCCGACGGGAGACGGGTAGCCTACACGCGACAGGATGCCCTCGGCTCCAATGCGTATGCCATCGACCTTCAAACACGGGTCGAGACGGCGCTCACCGGCGACACGCTCCCCCTCATCAAGCTCTTCTGGCCGTCGGCCCAGCAACTCGTCCGCACGAACGACGGCCTCGACCTGCAGCTCCTGGATCTCGCCACGGGTCGCACCCGCACGCTGCCACTCCCCCGCGGTGAGGAGTTCCTCAAAGCGCACGGCAACACGCGGCTGATGGGTCGCAACAACCGCGGCACGCTCGTCTGGCGCGACTCGTTACTGCAGCACCAGCGGGTGATGCCCATCCCGTCAGATGTGCGGCGACACCTCAGTGGGGCCCTGTCCCGGGACGGCAAGCTGTATCTGGACCTCGGCGAGCTGCTGGACGGCCGGCCGGGCTACGCGCTCTTCAACACCGAGACGTTCACGTGGTCGCCGGCGGTGGCGCTCGACACAACCGCACTCTCTCTGGTGGCGCTCGCCAACGACGGCACGGCGTACTTCGCGCGCATTACCGATCAGACCGAGATCTGGCGTCTGCAACCGGGCAGGCCGCGGTCGCGCCTCGCGACGCTACCGGTGCACTGCTACCTCGGGAGTATCGAGGTGAACGGGGACGGCACGCTGGTCGCGTGCAACAAGACCACCAGCTTGCCGGATGTGTGGATGATGCCGTTGCCGGGCACGGGCCGCTAAGCGGTCGGAGGCGGGGCTGACGGCGAGCGCGGCTCAGAGTTACGGGATACGTTATCGGTCCCTCCCACCTTGAGTCCGCTATGCGTCGGTTTGCGACTGTTGGAGCCCTGCTCACCTCGTCGGCGATGATTGCCACCGCCCAGCGAGCGCCCACCGCCCGGTCGGCGGCGCCGGCGCGCCCCAACGTCATCATGATGTTCGCCGACAACGTCGGCTGGGGCGAAGTGGGCGCCTACGGCAGCGTGCGCGGTGTACCCACGCCCAACATCGACAGCATCGCCGCGCAGGGAATCCGGCTCGACAACTTCAACGTCGAGTTCTCCTGCACCGTGTCACGCGCCGCGCTGATGACCGGGCGCTACGCGATCCGCGCCGGCGCGGCGCAGCCCACCGGCATCACGCTGTGGGAAGTCACGATGGCCGAGGGACTCAAATCGGTGGGCTACACCACCGCCCTCTTTGGGAAGTGGCACCTGGGCGGGGCGAACTGGATCAACAACCGCACGCCCATCGATCAGGGCTTCGATGAGTGGTACGGCATCCCGAATACCAGCAACGAAGCGCTCTGGGCGAAGACCCCGTCGCTCGCCCCCAAGCCGGGTGACTCGAGCTTTGTGTGGGAGCAGAAGGCCGGGAGCCCGCCGCGGAAAGTGAAGCAATTCGATATCCCCGCGCGCTCCCTGGTGGACCGCGAAGCCGCGCAGAAGAGCGTGGAGTTCATGAGCCGCAGCGTGAAGGCGGGCAAGCCGTTCTTCGTGTACTACCCCATCACGCAGGCGCACTTCCCAGCGGTCGCGCACCCGGACTTTGCCGGCAAGACGGGCGCCGGTGATGTGGGCGACGCGATGGCCGACATCGACTTCAACGTGGGTGTCGTGTTGGCGGGGCTCAAGCAGCTAGGCGCCGACCGCAACACCATCGTGCTCTGGTGCACCGACAACGGGCCCGAAGCGCGTCGCCCGTGGCGTGGGAGCTCCGGACCATGGCGCGGCTTCTACAACACGGTGATGGAAGGCGGCATCCGCACGCCGTGCGTGATCCGCTGGCCGGCGCGCATGCCACGCGGGCGCACGTCGAACGCGATGGTGAGCGAGATGGACATCTTCCCCACGATCGCCGCCGCCGTGGGGGCGCCGCAGATCGTGCCGAGCGATCGCCCGATCGATGGCATCAACATCCTCCCGTTTCTCGAGGGGAAGACGAAGGATTCGGGGCGCGAAAGCCTCCTGTACTTCACCGGTCAGCAGGTGCGCGCCGTGAAGTGGAAGGATTGGAAGTTCCACTACGCCTTTCAGCCCGAGCCGCGCGTCACCGAACCGCCGCTCATGCGCCTCTTCAACCTGCGCGCCGATCCACGTGAGGAGTCGGACGTGAAGGATGTGAACCCGTGGGCGATCGGCGTCATGGACAAACTCGTCGCCGACTTCATGGCCACCACGGAGCGCTTCCCCAACGCGCCGGGCGGCGCGAAGGACCCCTACCTGCCCGGCAAGCGCTGACGGACGCGCGTCGCCTCAGCGCTTTCGCGTGTAGGTCGTCGTGACGCGGTTCGTTGGCGCCCCAGCGACGCCAACCCGCGTGGTGGTGATCTGCAGGGCGTCGGGCGCCGTGAGCACGAGCGCGCGCTGTACCTCGGCCATGACACCGGCGCCGCCGACTTCGGGCGGCACCGGCTGTCGCGTCACGATGACCAGCGTGTCGCCGCGCCACGCGGTGCGCGACTGCAAGCGGGTGACGCCGGGGCCGATCACGACCTCGTTGAGCGTTTCGCGTCCATCGAGCGCAAACTCGTAGCGCAGGGGCGCCATCCCGTCGTACGCCACGAAAAAGTGGTATTCGAGCAGCAGGCGATCGCCGCGGGTGGTGAGCGTGAGCGTCGTGCCCCAGCCGCTCCCCATGTCACCCACCTTGAAGGCGGCGTCGCCGCTTTCCGCCACGATGGTGGTGCGCGGTGCCTCGGAGACGTTGAGCACCCACGTGCCGTCGAGCGTGGGGTGCGCTTGTGCATGCACCGGCGCGATCAGTACGCTGGCGGCGATCGCGAGAGAACCAAGGCGGAGCGCGTGTCTCATGGCGCTGACGTTACCGTCGAATCATGGTGATGTCGAGCAGCTGCTTGCGCACGGCGTCCGCCTTCCCGGCCTTTGCCAACGCCGCCCAGAGCCGCTCCACCGTTTCTGCATCCACCAGCCCGGCTGGTGACCCACCCACCGCGGGGGTCCCCATTTTCTCGCTCGTGCGGAACGCATCCACCGCCGCGACCACGTCGGCCGTGAACAGGTTGGCATCGGTCATGCGCGGCGAGAGCGCCTCCTTGGGCGTGTAGAAGCCCAGCGCGTTGAGCATCACCTTGAGCTGATACACATCGCCGCCGGAGAACTGCTGCAGCGTGCGATAGCCGAGCGTTTGCGACACGGCGTTGTAGATGCGGCGGAGTTCGCCCACCGGGTTGTCGTTCTCGCACACATTGATGTTCACCGTCTGCCCGTCAGTGCGGCGTGACATCCCCGCGCGCGAGTCGGCCACGACGACCGCGGCCGAGGTTCGCAGACCGTGGCGCTTGTCGCCGCCCAGCTCGAAGCCGGCCATAATGGCGTCGATCAGGCGATCAGCGAGATGTCGCGGCGTGCCTTCGCTCGCTTCGAAGCTTTTCGCGACCGCGTCGATCACCTGTGGCCCGACGAGGATGTTCCCCTGTGTGACGTAGTTCTTGCCGGCGCGATGGCCGGCCCACGCGTTGGGGCCGGTGCCGGTGTGCTGCGCACTCCGCCCGTCGATGCTGATGACGCCGATCTGGCGCTGCTGAAAGCCGCTGTCCGCCGCCATGAGGCGCTTGAGCGCGGCATCTGGCGCCTCCCCTTTCTGCAGCGCGTCGAGGAGTTCATTGCCGTACTCCGTGCGCGTGCTCGCCTGCGTGGCGACGGCGCCGACCCCTTTGCGCACCCACGGCACGCCGTTGCCCACACAGGGCACGCGCGTGGTGACGGCCACGCCCACTTCGCCCGTGCGCGGATCGATGGCCGCGATGGAGAAGGTGTGAAAGACAAGGCCATCACGCCACGCATACGGCTCCTGCGCGCGGAGGGTCGCGGGCAACGAGACGAGTGCGCACAGGAGCGCGAGTCGAAGACGCATGGAAGGATCCGGGAAAGGGGGAAACGCGCTCAGTCCACGAGCGCGCACTTCATGCCAATGTGCGACGCAACGAATCCGAGCCGCTCGTAAAACCGCCGCGCGTCCGTGCGCGAGACGTTCGACGACAGCTGCATCATGGTGCAGCCGGCGTTCCGGGCGCGCGCCATCGCCTCGCGCACAAGCGCTTCGCCAAGCCGCTGCCCGCGGTGCGTCGACGCGACGCGCACCCCTTCGATCTGCGCCCGTGTCGCGCCCTGCAGACTGATGCCGGGGAGGATGATCAGTTGCAGGCACGCCACCACTTCGCCGTTGATCTCGCCGATCAGCAGTTCGTTGCCGCCCTGCTGCTCCATGGCCGCAAACGCATCGGCGTAGCTCGCCGGCAGTGGCGTCTCCGACCGCTCGCGGGCGGCGCCGAGGGCGTCATCAGCGAGCATCGCCACGACAGCCGGCAGGTCGGCGGCGGTCCCCCGTCGAAAGGTCAGCGCTCCCGTACTCATTGGGCGCCACGCAGGATCTTCGTCATCGGCCGCCCCTTGGCGAGTTCGTCGATGAGCTTGTCGAGCCAGCGGATCTTCTGCATGAGTGGATCCTCCACCGTTTCCACGCGCACGCCGCACACGACGCCCGTAATCAGGCTGACATGCGGGTTGAGCGCGGGCGCGTCGGCGAAGAACCGCTCGAACGACACGCGCGCCGCGATCTGGTTCTCCAGTGCGGCCTGGTCGTAGCCGGTCAGCCAGCGGATGATCTCGTCGACCTCGGCCTTCGTGCGCTGCTTCTTTTCGGCCTTGGTGACGTACGCCGGATACACCGACGCAAAGGGCATGGTGAAGATGCGGTGACCGGTCATCGCGTGAGCCACAGAGAACAGGACAGGTTCAGGGGACCGGCGCCGACTCGCGGCGAGCCCGAACAAGCAACGGAAGCAAAACCATGAGCGTCACGAGCAGCACGAGCGAGCTCCAGTCGACCCGGTG of Gemmatimonadaceae bacterium contains these proteins:
- a CDS encoding DUF2200 domain-containing protein; this translates as MTGHRIFTMPFASVYPAYVTKAEKKQRTKAEVDEIIRWLTGYDQAALENQIAARVSFERFFADAPALNPHVSLITGVVCGVRVETVEDPLMQKIRWLDKLIDELAKGRPMTKILRGAQ
- a CDS encoding protein kinase produces the protein MTDALTRLTHALADRYRVERELGAGGMATVYLAHDLKHDRDVAIKVLHPELGAALGDDRFLSEIKTTAKLQHPHILPLLDSGAAEGLLYYVMPLVTGETLRGRLERERQLPMADAVRLTREVASALDYAHRQGVIHRDIKPENILLHDGSALVADFGIALAVQSAGGGRLTQTGLSLGTPQYMSPEQAMGERTIDARSDVYALGAVAYEMITGDPPFTGSSVQAVVAKVMSAVVEKPSLTRKAVTPGVEAAVLRSLEKLPADRFGTAAEFAAALLVEPAAVASAPSAPAKRGSRVLLASVALLALVAGAAGGWFARRAPAASTIGARRPTRLTHDGRAGCASIAPDGRQFALVVGDFSDESQCAGALVVRPVPTGPDVEVARVANTTEFQWSPAGDAVLFVGRLVGKAEGVWIVPTRGGGPRLLFSTRVSAAGFLSDSATFVITRTPRQLNDTLSQVWLRTLDARSGVVVDSARLPVEPRYRAHASSSGRYLVMASSESPATLIVSRTGQVTDSVINPGGQVNQWVGDSAIVSYPQPDWRPGDLVMRRVDPERGRFVGEATTLVANLTEVRMMNVSTTGMMLWVTRAITDELAITPIPVAGSSRILTRSLNAYLGNPVFSPDGRRVAYTRQDALGSNAYAIDLQTRVETALTGDTLPLIKLFWPSAQQLVRTNDGLDLQLLDLATGRTRTLPLPRGEEFLKAHGNTRLMGRNNRGTLVWRDSLLQHQRVMPIPSDVRRHLSGALSRDGKLYLDLGELLDGRPGYALFNTETFTWSPAVALDTTALSLVALANDGTAYFARITDQTEIWRLQPGRPRSRLATLPVHCYLGSIEVNGDGTLVACNKTTSLPDVWMMPLPGTGR
- a CDS encoding GNAT family N-acetyltransferase — protein: MSTGALTFRRGTAADLPAVVAMLADDALGAARERSETPLPASYADAFAAMEQQGGNELLIGEINGEVVACLQLIILPGISLQGATRAQIEGVRVASTHRGQRLGEALVREAMARARNAGCTMMQLSSNVSRTDARRFYERLGFVASHIGMKCALVD
- a CDS encoding sulfatase-like hydrolase/transferase — encoded protein: MRRFATVGALLTSSAMIATAQRAPTARSAAPARPNVIMMFADNVGWGEVGAYGSVRGVPTPNIDSIAAQGIRLDNFNVEFSCTVSRAALMTGRYAIRAGAAQPTGITLWEVTMAEGLKSVGYTTALFGKWHLGGANWINNRTPIDQGFDEWYGIPNTSNEALWAKTPSLAPKPGDSSFVWEQKAGSPPRKVKQFDIPARSLVDREAAQKSVEFMSRSVKAGKPFFVYYPITQAHFPAVAHPDFAGKTGAGDVGDAMADIDFNVGVVLAGLKQLGADRNTIVLWCTDNGPEARRPWRGSSGPWRGFYNTVMEGGIRTPCVIRWPARMPRGRTSNAMVSEMDIFPTIAAAVGAPQIVPSDRPIDGINILPFLEGKTKDSGRESLLYFTGQQVRAVKWKDWKFHYAFQPEPRVTEPPLMRLFNLRADPREESDVKDVNPWAIGVMDKLVADFMATTERFPNAPGGAKDPYLPGKR
- a CDS encoding DUF1028 domain-containing protein: MRLRLALLCALVSLPATLRAQEPYAWRDGLVFHTFSIAAIDPRTGEVGVAVTTRVPCVGNGVPWVRKGVGAVATQASTRTEYGNELLDALQKGEAPDAALKRLMAADSGFQQRQIGVISIDGRSAQHTGTGPNAWAGHRAGKNYVTQGNILVGPQVIDAVAKSFEASEGTPRHLADRLIDAIMAGFELGGDKRHGLRTSAAVVVADSRAGMSRRTDGQTVNINVCENDNPVGELRRIYNAVSQTLGYRTLQQFSGGDVYQLKVMLNALGFYTPKEALSPRMTDANLFTADVVAAVDAFRTSEKMGTPAVGGSPAGLVDAETVERLWAALAKAGKADAVRKQLLDITMIRR